The following proteins are encoded in a genomic region of Tenebrio molitor chromosome 7, icTenMoli1.1, whole genome shotgun sequence:
- the LOC138135518 gene encoding cytoplasmic dynein 2 intermediate chain 1, with the protein MSTKKVKDGIAKQLVNTTRTKRGTETTKKEVPKVRTSTRTLSKKKDEDEEKIKKQVSKPPANQSSVKRVSRPAPTKKSVSTTKPPSSRPVTPPSSRVTKSQYFPSKKMYSNALTIEDKKIKTHKVPSSRSIVQKVASPRITRSTNDISPGSRSIVQKVASPRISSNDTSLDTSSMSERPRTATLRKGSIVNNNIVGPDVPKAKVPLTIKVEEAQEEYEDDFDSYESDFEEYDSSNSLENVSSTTTTSETSESESMELKSAPKRVSSAGTDDEKKLDSGNYELPESRHRQILDNIKESIEKENANLNRDQNRSNLGSLSDEGFEDGKSLQFINFLGAQKKYQHRKSVELRRKRGQEILSMIRLDHYSFTLLDLPPVPYDVFIKNFGKSNTVQASVQTGEDDVNEEVQTDEISCKNKWTQFPPVFDKIEQNDEFWEVYKCNYLGVGGDAVEKEKSESSYNESSLERFLLASGNLILNLQAEANLQISNESSQSSIPFSKGHILYNTQTLDILKSRTINDVCFCANNTNKILTVHGRDSEDAFEKSVVCLWNISNPETPEMLFVVFGEVICCTFSFDCPSLIFGGLDNGTVVVWDTRENSACHKNVYAEQDNFLMRGPTYSTEVGRGHSCRIVSLQSLTNTSTPTSLFVPHKSTEVCSLDEEGDVIIWGVIFKDESRGRIVENQGLAHWGSVIIAINTRISLRKLYPEIDDFNCTDLAVSHFDSSNLYISTSYGIIVHCLTSGGKSGVKKFLPNIYSQANCLEICPFSAEYLISGFDNGHINFYSRSVEKPLMVLSNKDTLEGRCKIQIIQWSHNRPLIFYTKDVTNTIHVWNLKVSDMFPIYSVPFKENIVTMRLSPVISDNDGAPEKTYMMIATDKGSVYVHLLNDEHDQQSAEAFEADRRKFLNYINRYV; encoded by the exons atGTCTACAAAGAAg GTGAAGGATGGAATCGCCAAGCAATTGGTCAATACGACGAGGACGAAAAGGGGGACAGAGACGACGAAAAAGGAAGTACCAAAAGTACGAACTAGCACTAGGACTCTGAGCAAAAAGAAAGACGAAGAtgaagagaaaataaaaaagcaaGTTTCAAAACCACCAGCAAATCAGAGTTCAGTTAAACGAGTAAGTAGACCTGCACCGACCAAGAAATCTGTGAGTACTACTAAGCCACCGTCGAGTAGACCTGTCACACCACCTAGTAGTAGAGTGACTAAAAGCCAGTACTTTCCTAGCAAGAAAATGTATTCCAATGCACTTACAATTGAAGATAAAAAGATAAAGACACACAAAGTACCGAGTTCGAGATCTATTGTACAGAAAGTCGCGAGTCCTAGAATTACTCGTAGTACTAATGATATATCCCCCGGTTCGAGATCTATTGTACAGAAAGTTGCGAGTCCTAGAATTAGTAGTAACGACACATCCCTCGATACTAGTTCTATGTCGGAGAGGCCCAGAACGGCAACTCTGCGAAAAGGGAGCATCGTTAACAACAATATTGTTGGACCAGACGTACCAAAAGCCAAAGTACCACTCACTATCAAAGTGGAGGAAGCTCAAGAGGAGTACGAAGACGATTTTGACTCCTACGAATCTGATTTCGAGGAGTACGACTCGTCAAATTCGCTCGAGAACGTGTCGAGTACCACCACAACGAGTGAAACAAGCGAGAGCGAGTCAATGGAGCTTAAATCCGCCCCGAAGCGTGTCAGCTCGGCTGGTACCGACGACGAAAAGAAATTAGATTCAGGCAATTACGAGCTACCGGAATCTAGACATAGACAAATTCTGGACAACATAAAAGAATCAATCGAGAAAGAAAACGCTAATTTGAATCGCGACCAAAACAGAAGCAATCTGGGGTCTCTGTCTGACGAAGGTTTCGAAGATGGGAAGTCGCTGcagtttatcaattttttggGGGCTCAGAAGAAGTACCAACACAGGAAGAGTGTCGAGTTGAGGCGGAAACGCGGCCAAGAGATTCTGAGCATGATTCGACTGGATCATTACAGCTTTACTTTGTTGGACTTGCCACCAGTGCCTTACGACGttttcatcaaaaattttggaaagaGTAATACAGTGCAAGCGTCGGTACAGACAGGCGAAGATGACGTAAACGAAGAAGTGCAAACTGACGAAATCTCTTGCAAGAATAAATGGACACAGTTTCCTCCAGTTTTCGACAAAATTGAACAAAACGACGAGTTTTGGGAGGTTTACAAGTGCAACTATTTAGGCGTGGGGGGAGATGCggtcgaaaaagaaaaatctgaaAGTTCGTACAACGAAAGTAGTTTGGAGAGATTTTTACTGGCAAGTGGAAATCTCATTCTTAACTTACAAGCCGAGGCGAATTTGCAAATTAGTAATGAGAGTAGTCAAAGCAGCATTCCGTTTAGCAAAGGTCACATTTTATACAACACACAAACACTTGACATTCTCAAAAGTAGGACAATAAATGATGTTTGCTTTTGTGCAAACAACACCAACAAAATCTTGACAGTTCACGGACGAGACAGTGAAGATGCTTTCGAAAAGAGTGTGGTGTGTTTGTGGAACATATCCAACCCTGAAACGCCAGAAatgttgtttgttgttttcggTGAAGTTATTTGTTGTACGTTTAGTTTCGATTGTCCTAGTCTCATCTTCGGTGGACTCGATAATGG AACTGTAGTGGTATGGGACACCCGAGAAAATTCAGCGtgtcacaaaaatgtgtaCGCCGAGCAAGACAACTTCTTGATGCGTGGTCCAACGTACTCGACCGAAGTTGGTCGCGGACACTCTTGCAGAATCGTATCTCTTCAGTCTTTGACCAACACGTCAACACCAACGAGTCTTTTTGTCCCTCACAAATCAACAGAA GTGTGTAGTCTAGATGAAGAGGGCGATGTTATCATTTGGGGAGTGATTTTCAAAGACGAGAGTCGCGGAAGGATCGTAGAAAATCAAGGTTTGGCTCATTGGGGATCTGTGATAATCGCtataaatacaagaatatCTTTGAGAAAGCTGTATCCCGAGATTGACGATTTCAACTGTACGGACCTTGCTGTCAGCCATTTTGATTCCAgcaacttgtacatttcgacgAGTTACGGAATAATCGTGCACTGTTTGACCAGTGGGGGCAAAAGCGGCGTGAAGAAGTTTCTTCCGA ACATTTACTCCCAAGCAAATTGTTTAGAAATTTGTCCCTTCTCTGCCGAATACTTAATTTCTGGATTTGACAACggccacataaatttttacTCGCGCTCGGTCGAAAAGCCCTTGATGGTACTGTCCAACAAAGACACGTTGGAAGGTCGATGCAAAATACAGATTATCCAATGGTCACACAATCGTCCACTAATTTTTTATACTAAAGATGTAACAAACACCATTCACGTGTGGAATTTGAAGGTTAGTGACATGTTTCCCATCTACTCTGTTCCCTTTAAGGAAAATATAGTAACTATGAGAC
- the Tsf3 gene encoding transferrin — protein MTTKIQRTSCVFFVALFVLSCAYSEKFKLCIVDGRGGFKRSGRYCPTLDKPESKAECVLGIDRLDCLRKIAKGQADFSVFTPEDLVTATNSEIEVLLTNELRYTETKYEYEVVAVVQDSAGIASKHDLKGKKFCHPGYGYETDWTRILSNYLEASVIPQSCETKFTITENRIRASSQFFKSACKAGPWVHNPKLDQELKQKYPNLCALCDNPSRCEGSDKYWGRRGSLFCLTDGAGDVSWARLDDVRLHFGLVPGGPESSPEGYSFLCPDGTTRPVNGTNPCIWVVKPWPVVATKRTAAQDIQEFIASLSGADSFSWQAAVLSLIETFHMSINKLEPIEPIETFLEKATGFLNANSFSGCHPPRTIRICTTSIIENAKCSWLRESAAVYGIEPDLDCLKADNTTHCMDAVSHKAADIVMVPPDLLNEAIQKYNLKSLFYETVNDNAKYLTVAVTRNGTTINKLEDLRGYKACFPAFDGVAWNSVVFTLRDKNLLRSCPYTAAATSFFGSSCIPGLPHNEKYCDAVSYRGEFGALRCLLDKKGDVAFISKNSIVDFVNSPIENKFGRITPELFSVMCEKKSEGCHLTWSPVGQAMVRSNSTTLWTEDTLDVFLQLDSLFGRSYKSLTTPLQMFGPYNGKSDILFHDNTARLRNVPMVRNLDNMQRLYQDFLVDNKTCVPSSSSSSKCIVFVLFICVYFAIMWY, from the exons TCAAACTATGCATAGTGGATGGTAGAGGAGGTTTCAAACGTTCGGGACGTTATTGTCCGACTCTGGACAAACCCGAGAGCAAAGCAGAGTGTGTTCTCGGAATCGATAG ATTAGACTGCTTAAGAAAAATTGCCAAAGGACAAGCGGACTTCTCGGTATTCACACCGGAGGATCTAGTTACCGCCACGAATTCAGAAATTGAGGTGCTGCTCACAAACGAACTGCGCTACACCGAGA ctAAGTATGAGTACGAGGTGGTGGCAGTTGTGCAAGACTCGGCGGGAATTGCGAGCAAACATGATCTCAAAGGTAAAAAATTTTGCCATCCTGGATACGGCTACGAAACAGACTGGACTAGAATTTTATCGAAT TATTTAGAAGCATCCGTGATACCTCAGAGTTGCGAGACTAAATTCACCATCACTGAAAATCGCATCAGAGcgtcttcacaatttttcaagaGTGCTTGTAAGGCAGGACCTTGGGTGCACAACCCTAAACTCGATCAAGAATTGA aaCAAAAATATCCGAATTTGTGCGCGCTTTGCGACAATCCTTCCAGATGCGAAGGTTCTGACAAGTACTGGGGAAGACGCGGTTCTTTGTTTTGTCTAACTGATGGCGCAGGCGACGTCAGTTGGGCCCGTCTAGATGACGTTCGTCTTCACTTCGGGTTAGTACCTGGAGGTCCTGAATCGTCTCCAGAAGGTTACAGTTTTCTTTGTCCCGATGGTACCACCAGACCTGTCAACGGTACGAATCCTTGCATCTGGGTGGTGAAACCGTGGCCGGTTGTTGCAACCAAAAG AACCGCTGCCCAAGACATCCAGGAGTTTATAGCGTCTCTCTCCGGCGCGGATAGTTTTTCTTGGCAAGCCGCGGTACTCAGTTTGATCGAAACCTTCCACATGTCCATCAACAAGCTGGAACCGATCGAACCCATCGAAACTTTCCTAGAGAAAGCTACGGGTTTTCTCAACGCTAACAGTTTTTCTGGGTGTCATCCTCCAAGAACCATCCGAATCTGTACCACTTCGATAATAGAAAACGCAAAGTGCTCGTGGTTGAGAGAATCGGCAGCAGTCTACGGCATCGAGCCGGACTTAGACTGTCTCAAAGCGGACAACACAACGCATTGTATGGACGCCGTAAGCCACAAGGCCGCCGACATCGTCATGGTACCACCAGATCTACTCAATGAAGCTATACAAAAGTATAACTTGAAAAGTCTCTTCTACGAGACCGTCAACGACAACGCAAAGTACCTCACCGTAGCTGTGACCAGAAACGGTACCACCATCAACAAATTGGAAGATCTTCGAGGTTACAAAGCTTGTTTTCCCGCTTTCGACGGAGTAGCGTGGAATTCAGTGGTGTTCACGTTACGCGACAAAAATCTTCTTCGTTCTTGTCCTTATACTGCAGCGGCGACCAGCTTCTTCGGGTCCAGTTGTATTCCAGGTTTGCCCCATAATGAAAAGTACTGTGATGCTGTATCGTACAGAGGAGAGTTTGGAGCTTTGCGATGTTTGCTCGACAAGAAAGGCGATGTTGCGTTCATTTCCAAAAATTCGATCGTCGATTTTGTCAACA GCCCAATTGAGAATAAATTTGGAAGGATAACACCAGAGTTGTTTAGCGTTATGtgcgaaaaaaaatctgaaggtTGCCATTTGACTTGGTCACCTGTCGGTCAAGCAATGGTCAGATCTAACAGTACCACTCTTTGGACCGAAGACACGCTTGATGTATTTTTGCAATTGGATAGTTTGTTTGGTAGAAGTTACAAATCGTTGACTACACCTCTGCAAATGTTTGGGCCATATAATGGAAAGTCAGACATTTTGTTCCACGATAATACGGCACGACTTAGGAATGTTCCGATGGTCAGAAATCTGGACAATATGCAACGATTGTACCAAGATTTTCTCGTTGATAACAAAACGTGTGTGCCTTCTTCGTCCAGTAGCTCTAAGTGTattgtttttgtattatttatttgtgtttattttgcaATAATGTGGTACTAA